One Onychostoma macrolepis isolate SWU-2019 chromosome 15, ASM1243209v1, whole genome shotgun sequence DNA segment encodes these proteins:
- the arl4aa gene encoding ADP-ribosylation factor-like 4aa has product MGNGISEQPNFLSSLPFCNSLHIAILGLDFAGKTTVLYRLQFNEFVNTVPTKGFNAEKVKVAVGDSQTVTFHFWDVGGQEKLRPLWKSYTRGTDGIMFVVDSLDTERMEEAKTELYKIARSSENQGVPVLIIANKQDLRRALSLSQIETMLALNELGPSTPWHLQPTCAIIGDGLKEGLERLYDMVLKRRKMLKQQKKKR; this is encoded by the coding sequence ATGGGGAACGGAATATCAGAGCAACCCAACTTTCTGTCCAGTCTTCCGTTCTGTAATTCTCTTCACATCGCTATTCTGGGTCTGGACTTTGCAGGCAAAACGACGGTCCTGTACCGTCTGCAGTTCAATGAGTTTGTCAACACTGTCCCCACCAAAGGTTTCAATGCAGAGAAAGTCAAAGTAGCTGTTGGGGACTCACAAACAGTGACGTTTCACTTTTGGGACGTTGGCGGCCAGGAGAAACTGCGCCCTCTTTGGAAGTCCTACACACGCGGCACTGATGGCATCATGTTTGTTGTGGACTCTCTGGACACGGAGAGAATGGAAGAGGCGAAGACGGAGCTTTACAAAATTGCTCGCTCCTCAGAAAATCAAGGAGTGCCTGTGTTGATTATTGCTAACAAGCAGGACTTGAGACGGGCTCTGTCATTGTCACAGATAGAGACCATGCTGGCACTCAATGAACTGGGACCCTCTACGCCGTGGCACCTGCAGCCCACTTGCGCCATCATTGGTGACGGTCTCAAAGAGGGGCTTGAAAGACTTTATGACATGGTCCTAAAACGAAGAaagatgctcaaacagcaaaaaaagaaaagatag